The genomic stretch CCGGGGGTATTTTATCGCTCTGCCTGTCAAAAAAAACAATTCTTGGGCTAGGAGAAAGAAGGCATGTTGCGATGGTATTTGTATCCGCATTTTTTGGCGCTATATCAACCATCATTTCCGACGAAATACTAAAAAGCAAAAACCTTGAGTTCGTTCTGCTTTTCAACTTTTCAGGGTATGCATTCGGTGGGCTTCTACTGCTGCTTAACCCTGCCTGGAGAAGGCTAATAATTCAGGACCTGAAAGTTCTTAACGCCAGGCAATTTAGCATTTTCGCCGCCACCAATCTATTCGATGTAGGAGGCTACGTATTTTTCATGGCCGCATTGGCAGTAGGCGGCGGCGCGGCCTTGGTCTCAGTCGTTGTTAGTATTCACCCTGTGCTTGTACTTATTTTTGGAATCATCGCCACCCGGTTCTTTCCGAACTTCATTAGCGAAGATATCGCACCCTCTGGCATCCTGAGGAAGTCCATCTCAATCCTGATCATCATATCAGGCATATCGATAGCGGCATTTAATGACATGTAAAAAGCATGAAACTGCAAGAGCCTGGGGCGCGCCAACATTCACGCAAAGATGACCATCAAAGCAATCCATCCGCGCGCAACAATGTTTCCAGGCAATGCTCCTGCACCCCATAGAACGCCTTGAGCTGGGCAATTTTCTCCAGCAACGCCCCGTTATCCCCCGCCTGGCGCCGCTTCACCGCAAGAATCATCTTGTTCTTGTTGGTGTGCTCCAGCGAGATGAACTCGAACACCTTGGTTTCATAGCCACAGGCTTCCAGATACAGCGCGCGCAGGCTGTCGGTGAGCATTTCGGCCTGCTGGCCCAGGTGCAGGCCGTACTGCAGCATGGGTTGCAGCAACCCCGGGCTGTGCAGTTGCGGGCGGATCTGTTTGTGGCAGCACGGCGAGCACATGATGATTGCGGCGTTGCAGCGGATGCCGGTGTGGATGGCGTAGTCGGTGGCGATGTCACAGGCATGCAAGGCGATCATCACCTCGATGGCCTCAGGCACCACGCTGCGTACATCACCACACTGGAACTCCAGGCCCGGGTGGTCCAGGCGTGCGGCTGCGGTGTTGCACAGGTCGACCATGTCCTGGCGCAGTTCCACGCCAGTCACCTGTGCGTCGCGGCCCAGGCTGTTGCGCAGGTAATCGTGCATGGCAAAGGTCAGGTAGCCCTTGCCCGAACCGAAGTCGGCCACCCGCAGCGCCTGTTCCGCCGACACCGGTGCATTGGCGAGGGCGTGATCGAAGACCTCGATGAATTTGTTGATCTGCTTCCACTTGCGCGACATGGACGGGATCAGTGCGCCTTGTGCGTCGGTCACACCGAGGTCGCGCAGAAATGGCCGCGACAGTTCCAGATAACGCTTCTTCTCGCGGTCATGCCCGCTGCCCGCGTCGGCCACACGCGGCGCCTGGGCACCGTGGCGCTGGAGCATCGGTTTGCCCTTCTTGCTGAAGGTCAGCTGCACTTCGCCGTCAGCATCGAACAGGTGAGCATTGCGGAAGCTGTCCGGCAGCAACTCGGCAACCAGCACCTGGGCCTGGTCCAGCGGCAGGTTGCGGGTGATGTCGCGGGTCTGGTGGCGGTAGACCAGCGACAGGCACGGCTGGCCCTTGACCTGCAGCGGCTTGGCAATGATCCGTTGCAAGGTCTGGTCGGCACCGACATGGCGCGCCAGCACCAGCTTGACCAGGGTTTCGCCGTGCAGGGCGGCGTTCAGCAGGTCGAGAAACTGAGCGCGCGCATCCGGCGCGCAAGAGGCAGAAGTACTGGCGGACATGAAAAAGGGAGCCTTGGGTAGCGGAACGCCTATTCTAACGTGCCCCAAGCACCCTGTGGGAGCGCTCTCCAGAAACGCTGGTGCTCCTTCAGTCGAGAATCACCAAACGGTTGGGCAATTCGTTGCGGGCATGGGTTGGCGGCACGTGCTGGCTAAGCAGCTCGCCACACGCCTCGATGCACTCGACAAAGCCCTGGAACGTTCGCCCCTGGCGCACCTGCTCGGCAAAGCGGGCACCGATGGCCGCGCGGGCTTCGGCATCCAGGCAGTGTTCAATACCCCGATCGACCAGTATTTCCACATGCCGCTCCGCCTCGCTGACAAAAATCAGCACGCCCGTAGCGCCTGCTGTGCGCTGCAGGTTCTGCTCGCGAAACTGCTGGCGGGCCAGGCGCGAGGCGCGCCAGCGGCGCAAGGCACGGGGGATCAACCAATCGGCCAGGCGCGGGTTGCGCAGAAGCAGGCACAGGCCGACGAACAACAGCACGTTGCCCATCAGCACACCGCGCACGCTGGGCCAAGCCAGCAGCCAGTGCAACAGACCGGGTACGGCCAGCGCCAGCACGGCGGCCCAGAGCAACGGCCAATAGGCATAATCGTCTGCTCGGCGGGCCAGCACCGTCACCAGTTCGGCATCGGTACGCCGTTCGGCACGGGCAATGGCTTCGGCAATCTGCCGCTGATGGTATTCGTCGAAGGGGGTCATGCCGTCGGTCTCTTGAGCGTTCTTATAGTTGTTATCCCGGCATTCGGGGCTTCATCCGCAGGCGACATATTCAGGCATAATCCGCCGCTGGAAGAATTGCCCGCAAATCGTACAACAATAGCCGCCTGAAAACTTCGGTCGCGCACCTATCACCGTGGATACGGCAGCGGCCCCATAACGGAATTGATGATGAAACTGTCTTTGCTGGGCCTGGCCATGGGCCTTGCCAGTCAGGCGGCCCTCGCCGCCCCCTCCGCCCCGCCCCTGCAGGACAAGCAGGCATTCATCGAGCATCTGATCAGCCAGATGACCGAAGCCGAAAAAATCGGCCAGTTGCGCCTGATCAGCATCGGCCCGGAAATGCCCCGCGACAAGATCCGCGAGGAGATCGCCGCCGGCCGCATCGGCGGCACCTTCAACTCACGCACTGCCCCCGAAAACCGGCCAATGCAGGACGCGGCCATGCGCAGCCGCCTGAAGATCCCGATGTTCTTCGCCTACGATACCGTCCACGGCGAGCGCACCATCTTCCCGATCGGCCTGGGCATGGCCGCTACCTGGGACATGGAGGCCGTCGCCAAGGTCGGCCGCACCGCCGCGATCGAAGCCTCGGCCGACGCCCTGGACATGACGTTCGCGCCAATGGTGGATATCGCCCGTGACCCGCGCTGGGGCCGCACCAGTGAAGGTTTCGGCGAAGACACCTACCTGACCTCGAAAATCGGCCAGGTAATGGTGCGCTCGTTCCAGGGCAGCAGCCCGGCCAACCCCGACAGCATCATGGCCATCGTCAAGCATTTCGCCTTGTATGGCGCCGTGGAAGGCGGGCGCGACTACAACACGGTCGATATGAGCCTGCCGAAAATGTACAACGACTACCTGCCACCCTATCGCGCCGCGCTCGATGCAGGTGCCGGTGGCGTGATGGTCGCGCTGAACTCGATCAACGGCGTACCGGCCACCTCCAACACCTGGCTGATGAACGACCTGCTGCGCAAGGAGTGGGGCTTCAAGGGCGTGACCATCAGCGACCACGGTGCCATCCAGGAACTGATTCGCCACGGCGTCGCCCGTGATGGCCGTGAAGCCGCCAAGCTGGCGATCAAGGCCGGCATCGACATGAGCATGAACGATACCCTGTACGGCGAAGAGCTACCGGGCCTGCTGAAGTCCGGCGAGGTGACCCAGCGCGAACTGGACCAGGCGGTGCGTGAGGTGCTTGGCGCCAAGTACGACATGGGCCTGTTCAAAGACCCATACGTGCGTATCGGCAAGGCTGAAACCGACCTGAAAGACTACTACAGCAACGACCGCCTGCACCGCGAAGCTGCGCGTGACGTGGCACGCCGCAGCCTGGTGCTGCTGGAAAACCGCAACCAGACCCTGCCGCTGAAAAAGGCCGGCACCATTGCCGTGGTCGGCCCGCTGGCGGATGCCCCGATCGACATGATGGGCAGCTGGGCCGCCGACGGTAAACCCGTCCACTCGGTGACCGTGCGCGAAGGCTTGCGCCGCGCCGTGGAAGGCAAGGCCAAGCTGGTCTACGCCAAAGGCTCCAACGTCACGGGTGACAAGGCGATACTCGACTACCTGAACTTCCTCAACTTCGATGCCCCGGAAATCGTCGACGACCCACGCCCGCCTGCCGTGCTGATCGATGAAGCAGTCAAGGCGGCGAAGCAATCCGACGTCGTGGTCGCCGTGGTCGGCGAGTCCCGCGGCATGTCCCACGAGTCGTCAAGCCGTACCACCCTGGAGATCCCGGCCAGCCAGCGCGAGCTGATCAAGGCGCTCAAGGCCACCGGCAAACCGCTGGTGCTGGTGTTGATGAACGGCCGGCCGCTGTCGATCAGCTGGGAGCGCGAGCAGGCCGACGCCATCCTGGAAACATGGTTCGCCGGCACCGAAGGCGGCAATGCCATCGCCGACGTGCTGTTTGGCGACTACAACCCCTCCGGCAAGCTGGCCATTACCTTCCCACGGTCTGTGGGCCAGATCCCGATGTACTACAACCACACCCGCATCGGCCGGCCGTTCACGCCGGGCAAGCCGGGCAACTACACCTCGCAATACTTCGAAGAACCCAACGGGCCGCTTTACCCGTTCGGCTATGGCTTGAGCTACAGCAGCTTCGAGCTGTCGGGCCTGAACCTGTCGGGCAAGGATCTCAAGCGCGGCGATACGCTGGAAGCCAAGGTAACGGTCAAGAACACCGGCAAGGTTGCAGGCGAGACGGTGGTGCAGTTGTACCTGCAGGATGTGTCGGCGTCGATGAGCCGCCCGGTGAAAGAGCTGAAAAACTTCCAGAAGCTGATGCTTGAACCGGGCGAAACCCGCACGTTGACCTTCCGCATCAGCGAGGACGACCTGAAGTTCTACAATGGCCAGTTGCAGCGGGTTGCCGAACCAGGGGAGTTCAATGTCCAGGTAGGTCTGGATTCCCAGGCGGTGCAGCAGCAGAGCTTTGAATTGCTTTGACTGAAAAAGGCCGCCTGTTCCGGCCTCTTCGCGGGTAAACCCGCGCCTACAGGTGCTGCAGAGTACCTGTAGGAGCGGTTTACCCGCGAAGAGGCCGGCCCCGATACCCCAACACCGGATCCGCCCCCAATGCCCTTTTCCTTTCGCGCCCTGC from Pseudomonas putida encodes the following:
- a CDS encoding EamA family transporter → MTWIYLSLMAPLLWSLSNILDKFAIEHITSNYIPFIFLLSIGNIFFAAAILTFLDVSEIDPLFASLNILSGLAIFLQYFAYSYSLEDMDVSVVIPIHQSEPLFVLAASILIFHAFPTHEQFLGFFLITGGILSLCLSKKTILGLGERRHVAMVFVSAFFGAISTIISDEILKSKNLEFVLLFNFSGYAFGGLLLLLNPAWRRLIIQDLKVLNARQFSIFAATNLFDVGGYVFFMAALAVGGGAALVSVVVSIHPVLVLIFGIIATRFFPNFISEDIAPSGILRKSISILIIISGISIAAFNDM
- a CDS encoding methyltransferase; protein product: MSASTSASCAPDARAQFLDLLNAALHGETLVKLVLARHVGADQTLQRIIAKPLQVKGQPCLSLVYRHQTRDITRNLPLDQAQVLVAELLPDSFRNAHLFDADGEVQLTFSKKGKPMLQRHGAQAPRVADAGSGHDREKKRYLELSRPFLRDLGVTDAQGALIPSMSRKWKQINKFIEVFDHALANAPVSAEQALRVADFGSGKGYLTFAMHDYLRNSLGRDAQVTGVELRQDMVDLCNTAAARLDHPGLEFQCGDVRSVVPEAIEVMIALHACDIATDYAIHTGIRCNAAIIMCSPCCHKQIRPQLHSPGLLQPMLQYGLHLGQQAEMLTDSLRALYLEACGYETKVFEFISLEHTNKNKMILAVKRRQAGDNGALLEKIAQLKAFYGVQEHCLETLLRADGLL
- the bglX gene encoding beta-glucosidase BglX is translated as MMKLSLLGLAMGLASQAALAAPSAPPLQDKQAFIEHLISQMTEAEKIGQLRLISIGPEMPRDKIREEIAAGRIGGTFNSRTAPENRPMQDAAMRSRLKIPMFFAYDTVHGERTIFPIGLGMAATWDMEAVAKVGRTAAIEASADALDMTFAPMVDIARDPRWGRTSEGFGEDTYLTSKIGQVMVRSFQGSSPANPDSIMAIVKHFALYGAVEGGRDYNTVDMSLPKMYNDYLPPYRAALDAGAGGVMVALNSINGVPATSNTWLMNDLLRKEWGFKGVTISDHGAIQELIRHGVARDGREAAKLAIKAGIDMSMNDTLYGEELPGLLKSGEVTQRELDQAVREVLGAKYDMGLFKDPYVRIGKAETDLKDYYSNDRLHREAARDVARRSLVLLENRNQTLPLKKAGTIAVVGPLADAPIDMMGSWAADGKPVHSVTVREGLRRAVEGKAKLVYAKGSNVTGDKAILDYLNFLNFDAPEIVDDPRPPAVLIDEAVKAAKQSDVVVAVVGESRGMSHESSSRTTLEIPASQRELIKALKATGKPLVLVLMNGRPLSISWEREQADAILETWFAGTEGGNAIADVLFGDYNPSGKLAITFPRSVGQIPMYYNHTRIGRPFTPGKPGNYTSQYFEEPNGPLYPFGYGLSYSSFELSGLNLSGKDLKRGDTLEAKVTVKNTGKVAGETVVQLYLQDVSASMSRPVKELKNFQKLMLEPGETRTLTFRISEDDLKFYNGQLQRVAEPGEFNVQVGLDSQAVQQQSFELL